The following proteins are encoded in a genomic region of Oncorhynchus masou masou isolate Uvic2021 chromosome 32, UVic_Omas_1.1, whole genome shotgun sequence:
- the LOC135526425 gene encoding zinc finger and SCAN domain-containing protein 22-like isoform X2, which yields MADSVETFQTHLTSVMDSLIRASVCEITKLFQDTVNDFLVEISLNRNEMEALKLRLRLTENKLRNERKYGMGWAENRRNAGLIGSEDGGRKKRKIEVPRGKQKLGPAFGGVWEEGGGAAGEVAGGGWKEARQMYLIHVPGDEEEEEGELLEEGCISGEREETDIIKEESGDMVDGGYQPASLRLIKEALKMDPPNQNCHGSRTHSEGDMELSPAALKRPLAVRPEEGDEEEWDVGSPPTEVSEGALSVVDLSGLETALRAERGREQAALKIPPTAGSNHSSRTPDPEVVADSEFSLGQKYIGLDGLEQKGELESPTASERDYGDALQVHGARLKELQGSLPVGAGGELQPRWPKRLRDGEGMGEQGGSDEGLHHLSAPGSVDDSGEEETGDLMHFCMQCGGGFANEAELEEHPCPLGDAHLQEGGTENTLFPCASCGHAFSHAWALKNHECVCAAERPHRCELCGKGFTHSRSLERHQVVHTGERQHCCQQCGRSFSRLGNLERHQRIHTGERPYGCEACGKRFSRVEYLKRHQLIHSGDRDKAGSAHQCSQCGKSFGEPEQLKNHECFS from the exons ATGGCGGACTCCGTGGAGACGTTCCAGACACACCTCACCTCTGTCATGGACAGTTTGATCCGAGCTTCGGTGTGCGAGATCACCAAACTGTTCCAGGACACGGTGAACGACTTTCTGGTGGAAATATCTCTAAATAGGAATGAAATGGAGGCTCTGAAACTCCGACTCCGACTGACTGAGAACAAACTGAGAAATGAACGCAAGTACGGGATGGGGTGGGCAGAGAATCGCCGCAATGCTGGTTTGATAGGGTCGGAGGACGGTGGGCGGAAAAAGCGAAAAATTGAAGTGCCCC gAGGAAAGCAGAAGCTGGGTCCTGCATTTGGAGGCGtgtgggaggaaggaggaggagcagccGGGGAAGTAGCAGGGGGAGGCTGGAAGGAGGCACGCCAGATGTACCTCATCCATGTCCCTGGGgacgaggaggaagaagaaggagaacTATTGGAGGAGGGCTGTATttcgggagagagggaggagacagacatcATCaaagaggag TCCGGTGATATGGTGGATGGGGGTTACCAGCCTGCGTCTCTGCGGCTGATCAAGGAAGCCCTGAAGATGGACCCACCCAACCAGAACTGCCATGGATCCAGAACCCACAGCGAAG GAGACATGGAGCTCAGCCCTGCGGCCCTGAAGCGGCCCCTAGCCGTGAGGcctgaagagggggatgaggaggagtgGGACGTGGGGTCCCCTCCAACGGAGGTGTCAGAGGGGGCGCTGAGTGTGGTGGACCTGAGTGGGCTGGAGACGGCCCTGAGGGCAGAGAGGGGGCGCGAGCAGGCAGCCCTGAAGATCCCCCCCACAGCAGGCTCCAACCATAGCTCCAGGACCCCTGACCCGGAAGTAGTGGCAGACAGTGAGTTCAGCCTGGGCCAGAAGTACATTGGTCTGGATGGGCTGGAACAGAAGGGGGAGCTGGAGAGTCCCACAGCCTCAGAGAGGGACTATGGTGACGCCCTGCAGGTTCACGGTGCCCGTCTGAAGGAATTACAGGGGTCACTGCCAGTGGGGGCTGGAGGGGAGCTGCAGCCACGCTGGCCCAAGAGGCTGAGGGATGGTGAGGGGATGGGGGAGCAGGGAGGCTCAGACGAGGGCCTACATCACCTGTCTGCTCCGGGTAGTGTGGATGACAGTggtgaggaggagacaggggacctGATGCATTTCTGCATGCAGTGCGGCGGGGGCTTCGCCAACGAGGCTGAGCTGGAAGAGCACCCTTGCCCCCTGGGGGACGCCCACCTGcaggaaggagggacagagaacaCGCTGTTCCCCTGCGCCTCGTGCGGCCACGCCTTCAGCCATGCCTGGGCCCTGAAGaaccatgagtgtgtgtgcgcaGCCGAACGGCCCCACCGCTGCGAGCTCTGTGGGAAGGGCTTCACCCACTCTCGCTCGCTGGAGAGGCACCAGGTGGTTCACACTGGAGAGAGGCAGCACTGCTGCCAGCAGTGTGGGAGGAGCTTCAGTCGCCTAGGCAACCTGGAGAGGCACCAGCGGATTCACACAGGCGAGCGTCCGTACGGATGCGAGGCGTGCGGGAAGCGCTtcagcagggtagagtacctgaaAAGACACCAGCTGATCCACAGTGGAGACAGAGACAAGGCCGGCAGCGCTCACcagtgctcccagtgtggaaagagcttCGGCGAACCAGAGCAGTTAAAAAACCACGAGTGCTTTTCATAA
- the LOC135526425 gene encoding zinc finger and SCAN domain-containing protein 22-like isoform X1, whose product MADSVETFQTHLTSVMDSLIRASVCEITKLFQDTVNDFLVEISLNRNEMEALKLRLRLTENKLRNERKYGMGWAENRRNAGLIGSEDGGRKKRKIEVPRGKQKLGPAFGGVWEEGGGAAGEVAGGGWKEARQMYLIHVPGDEEEEEGELLEEGCISGEREETDIIKEESGDMVDGGYQPASLRLIKEALKMDPPNQNCHGSRTHSEVGDMELSPAALKRPLAVRPEEGDEEEWDVGSPPTEVSEGALSVVDLSGLETALRAERGREQAALKIPPTAGSNHSSRTPDPEVVADSEFSLGQKYIGLDGLEQKGELESPTASERDYGDALQVHGARLKELQGSLPVGAGGELQPRWPKRLRDGEGMGEQGGSDEGLHHLSAPGSVDDSGEEETGDLMHFCMQCGGGFANEAELEEHPCPLGDAHLQEGGTENTLFPCASCGHAFSHAWALKNHECVCAAERPHRCELCGKGFTHSRSLERHQVVHTGERQHCCQQCGRSFSRLGNLERHQRIHTGERPYGCEACGKRFSRVEYLKRHQLIHSGDRDKAGSAHQCSQCGKSFGEPEQLKNHECFS is encoded by the exons ATGGCGGACTCCGTGGAGACGTTCCAGACACACCTCACCTCTGTCATGGACAGTTTGATCCGAGCTTCGGTGTGCGAGATCACCAAACTGTTCCAGGACACGGTGAACGACTTTCTGGTGGAAATATCTCTAAATAGGAATGAAATGGAGGCTCTGAAACTCCGACTCCGACTGACTGAGAACAAACTGAGAAATGAACGCAAGTACGGGATGGGGTGGGCAGAGAATCGCCGCAATGCTGGTTTGATAGGGTCGGAGGACGGTGGGCGGAAAAAGCGAAAAATTGAAGTGCCCC gAGGAAAGCAGAAGCTGGGTCCTGCATTTGGAGGCGtgtgggaggaaggaggaggagcagccGGGGAAGTAGCAGGGGGAGGCTGGAAGGAGGCACGCCAGATGTACCTCATCCATGTCCCTGGGgacgaggaggaagaagaaggagaacTATTGGAGGAGGGCTGTATttcgggagagagggaggagacagacatcATCaaagaggag TCCGGTGATATGGTGGATGGGGGTTACCAGCCTGCGTCTCTGCGGCTGATCAAGGAAGCCCTGAAGATGGACCCACCCAACCAGAACTGCCATGGATCCAGAACCCACAGCGAAG TAGGAGACATGGAGCTCAGCCCTGCGGCCCTGAAGCGGCCCCTAGCCGTGAGGcctgaagagggggatgaggaggagtgGGACGTGGGGTCCCCTCCAACGGAGGTGTCAGAGGGGGCGCTGAGTGTGGTGGACCTGAGTGGGCTGGAGACGGCCCTGAGGGCAGAGAGGGGGCGCGAGCAGGCAGCCCTGAAGATCCCCCCCACAGCAGGCTCCAACCATAGCTCCAGGACCCCTGACCCGGAAGTAGTGGCAGACAGTGAGTTCAGCCTGGGCCAGAAGTACATTGGTCTGGATGGGCTGGAACAGAAGGGGGAGCTGGAGAGTCCCACAGCCTCAGAGAGGGACTATGGTGACGCCCTGCAGGTTCACGGTGCCCGTCTGAAGGAATTACAGGGGTCACTGCCAGTGGGGGCTGGAGGGGAGCTGCAGCCACGCTGGCCCAAGAGGCTGAGGGATGGTGAGGGGATGGGGGAGCAGGGAGGCTCAGACGAGGGCCTACATCACCTGTCTGCTCCGGGTAGTGTGGATGACAGTggtgaggaggagacaggggacctGATGCATTTCTGCATGCAGTGCGGCGGGGGCTTCGCCAACGAGGCTGAGCTGGAAGAGCACCCTTGCCCCCTGGGGGACGCCCACCTGcaggaaggagggacagagaacaCGCTGTTCCCCTGCGCCTCGTGCGGCCACGCCTTCAGCCATGCCTGGGCCCTGAAGaaccatgagtgtgtgtgcgcaGCCGAACGGCCCCACCGCTGCGAGCTCTGTGGGAAGGGCTTCACCCACTCTCGCTCGCTGGAGAGGCACCAGGTGGTTCACACTGGAGAGAGGCAGCACTGCTGCCAGCAGTGTGGGAGGAGCTTCAGTCGCCTAGGCAACCTGGAGAGGCACCAGCGGATTCACACAGGCGAGCGTCCGTACGGATGCGAGGCGTGCGGGAAGCGCTtcagcagggtagagtacctgaaAAGACACCAGCTGATCCACAGTGGAGACAGAGACAAGGCCGGCAGCGCTCACcagtgctcccagtgtggaaagagcttCGGCGAACCAGAGCAGTTAAAAAACCACGAGTGCTTTTCATAA